Proteins encoded together in one Musa acuminata AAA Group cultivar baxijiao chromosome BXJ3-6, Cavendish_Baxijiao_AAA, whole genome shotgun sequence window:
- the LOC135639536 gene encoding uncharacterized protein LOC135639536 isoform X2 yields MNARVRTASHDKEMEEEKKTELQGNRKEGFSRCQSRRQKKIALQQDVDKLMKKLRQEENIHRALERAFTRPSGALPRLPPYLPSHTLELLAEVAVLEEEVARLEEQVVKFRQGLYQEAICISSSKQSKEGESNLFLDGRLFECSKTSKPSGMERFGLSFDHSANIKNTPEKQRFPLAFHEDKRGKENQWITNFSRNSKRSPVKHADAQTECAVTDRERDYASDEVIPNKLSEDIVKCLMNIFLRMSSKKIEDGMETSPSTSASCERSVEEDFQDPYGICAEFGKRDIGPYKNFRSIEVSWNHQNLTASASLKRRLKVLLRKLESVDLSELTHQQKLAFWINIYNSCMMNAFLEQGIPTNPEMIAALMTKAVINVGGHFLGAITIEHIILRFPYYWKNVSPKEPKNGAMPIRGIFGLEWWEPLVTFALSCGSWSSPAVRVYTAAQVENELETAKRDYLQAAVGISTPNKLAIPKLLDWYLLDFAKDVWSLMDWICLQLPSELRSEAAKCLEMDRRIVPLAIQVLRYEFSFRA; encoded by the exons ATGAATGCCAGAGTCCGGACAGCGTCGCACGATAAA GaaatggaggaggagaagaagaccgAGCTGCAGGGGAACAGAAAGGAAGGATTCAGCAGATGCCAGTCTAGAAGACAAAAGAAGATCGCTTTACAACAAGAT GTTGACAAGCTAATGAAGAAGCTTAGACAAGAAGAGAACATCCACAGAGCTTTGGAGAGGGCTTTCACCAGACCCTCGGGCGCACTTCCCCGACTTCCTCCATATCTCCCTTCACAT ACACTTGAGCTTCTGGCCGAAGTAGCAGTCTTGGAAGAAGAAGTGGCTCGTCTTGAAGAACAGGTAGTGAAGTTTCGGCAAGGCCTTTATCAGGAAGCTATCtgcatctcatcctccaagcaatcCAAGGAAGGTGAATCAAATTTGTTCTTGGATGGTCGCCTCTTCGAATGCTCCAAAACCAGCAAACCTTCAGGCATGGAACGATTTGGGCTTTCCTTCGACCACTCTGCCAACATAAAAAACACACCGGAAAAACAGAGATTTCCTTTAGCCTTTCATGAAGATAAGCGAGGCAAAGAGAATCAATGGATCACTAACTTTAGTAGGAACAGCAAGAGATCTCCGGTAAAGCATGCTGATGCACAG ACAGAATGTGCAGTGACTGATAGAGAGAGAGACTATGCTTCGGATGAAGTGATTCCAAACAAATTATCCGAGGATATCGTGAAGTGCCTGATGAACATTTTCTTGCGGATGAGTTCAAAGAAGATAGAAGATGGCATGGAGACATCTCCTTCGACTTCAGCTTCTTGTGAAAGATCTGTAGAGGAGGATTTCCAAGATCCTTATGGTATCTGTGCGGAATTCGGGAAAAGGGACATCGGTCCATATAAGAACTTTCGATCGATCGAAGTGAGTTGGAACCATCAAAACCTTACGGCTTCAGCATCTCTCAAGCGCAGGCTAAA AGTTTTACTCAGAAAGCTTGAATCGGTTGACCTATCAGAGCTCACACACCAGCAGAAGCTTGCTTTCTGGATCAACATCTATAACTCATGCATGATGAAT GCATTTCTTGAGCAAGGCATACCGACAAATCCTGAGATGATTGCTGCATTGATGACAAAA GCAGTGATAAATGTGGGTGGCCACTTCCTCGGTGCAATTACCATAGAGCATATCATATTGAGGTTTCCATATTACTGGAAGAAT GTCTCTCCTAAAGAACCAAAAAATGGTGCCATGCCAATAAGAGGCATCTTTGGATTGGAGTGGTGGGAACCTCTGGTTACCTTTGCTCTCTCATGTGGCAGTTGGTCATCCCCTGCT GTGAGAGTATACACAGCAGCACAAGTGGAGAATGAGTTGGAAACAGCCAAAAGGGATTATTTGCAAGCAGCTGTTGGTATATCCACACCAAACAAGTTGGCAATTCCTAAGCTGCTTGATTGGTACCTACTTGATTTTGCCAAGGATGTGTGGTCACTAATGGACTGGATCTGCTTGCAGCTACCAAGTGAGTTGAGGAGTGAAGCAGCTAAATGCCTTGAGATGGACAGGAGGATTGTTCCACTGGCAATTCAAGTTCTGAGATATGAATTCAGCTTCAG AGCATGA
- the LOC135639536 gene encoding uncharacterized protein LOC135639536 isoform X1 produces MNARVRTASHDKEMEEEKKTELQGNRKEGFSRCQSRRQKKIALQQDVDKLMKKLRQEENIHRALERAFTRPSGALPRLPPYLPSHTLELLAEVAVLEEEVARLEEQVVKFRQGLYQEAICISSSKQSKEGESNLFLDGRLFECSKTSKPSGMERFGLSFDHSANIKNTPEKQRFPLAFHEDKRGKENQWITNFSRNSKRSPVKHADAQTECAVTDRERDYASDEVIPNKLSEDIVKCLMNIFLRMSSKKIEDGMETSPSTSASCERSVEEDFQDPYGICAEFGKRDIGPYKNFRSIEVSWNHQNLTASASLKRRLKVLLRKLESVDLSELTHQQKLAFWINIYNSCMMNAFLEQGIPTNPEMIAALMTKAVINVGGHFLGAITIEHIILRFPYYWKNVSPKEPKNGAMPIRGIFGLEWWEPLVTFALSCGSWSSPAVRVYTAAQVENELETAKRDYLQAAVGISTPNKLAIPKLLDWYLLDFAKDVWSLMDWICLQLPSELRSEAAKCLEMDRRIVPLAIQVLRYEFSFRYILAP; encoded by the exons ATGAATGCCAGAGTCCGGACAGCGTCGCACGATAAA GaaatggaggaggagaagaagaccgAGCTGCAGGGGAACAGAAAGGAAGGATTCAGCAGATGCCAGTCTAGAAGACAAAAGAAGATCGCTTTACAACAAGAT GTTGACAAGCTAATGAAGAAGCTTAGACAAGAAGAGAACATCCACAGAGCTTTGGAGAGGGCTTTCACCAGACCCTCGGGCGCACTTCCCCGACTTCCTCCATATCTCCCTTCACAT ACACTTGAGCTTCTGGCCGAAGTAGCAGTCTTGGAAGAAGAAGTGGCTCGTCTTGAAGAACAGGTAGTGAAGTTTCGGCAAGGCCTTTATCAGGAAGCTATCtgcatctcatcctccaagcaatcCAAGGAAGGTGAATCAAATTTGTTCTTGGATGGTCGCCTCTTCGAATGCTCCAAAACCAGCAAACCTTCAGGCATGGAACGATTTGGGCTTTCCTTCGACCACTCTGCCAACATAAAAAACACACCGGAAAAACAGAGATTTCCTTTAGCCTTTCATGAAGATAAGCGAGGCAAAGAGAATCAATGGATCACTAACTTTAGTAGGAACAGCAAGAGATCTCCGGTAAAGCATGCTGATGCACAG ACAGAATGTGCAGTGACTGATAGAGAGAGAGACTATGCTTCGGATGAAGTGATTCCAAACAAATTATCCGAGGATATCGTGAAGTGCCTGATGAACATTTTCTTGCGGATGAGTTCAAAGAAGATAGAAGATGGCATGGAGACATCTCCTTCGACTTCAGCTTCTTGTGAAAGATCTGTAGAGGAGGATTTCCAAGATCCTTATGGTATCTGTGCGGAATTCGGGAAAAGGGACATCGGTCCATATAAGAACTTTCGATCGATCGAAGTGAGTTGGAACCATCAAAACCTTACGGCTTCAGCATCTCTCAAGCGCAGGCTAAA AGTTTTACTCAGAAAGCTTGAATCGGTTGACCTATCAGAGCTCACACACCAGCAGAAGCTTGCTTTCTGGATCAACATCTATAACTCATGCATGATGAAT GCATTTCTTGAGCAAGGCATACCGACAAATCCTGAGATGATTGCTGCATTGATGACAAAA GCAGTGATAAATGTGGGTGGCCACTTCCTCGGTGCAATTACCATAGAGCATATCATATTGAGGTTTCCATATTACTGGAAGAAT GTCTCTCCTAAAGAACCAAAAAATGGTGCCATGCCAATAAGAGGCATCTTTGGATTGGAGTGGTGGGAACCTCTGGTTACCTTTGCTCTCTCATGTGGCAGTTGGTCATCCCCTGCT GTGAGAGTATACACAGCAGCACAAGTGGAGAATGAGTTGGAAACAGCCAAAAGGGATTATTTGCAAGCAGCTGTTGGTATATCCACACCAAACAAGTTGGCAATTCCTAAGCTGCTTGATTGGTACCTACTTGATTTTGCCAAGGATGTGTGGTCACTAATGGACTGGATCTGCTTGCAGCTACCAAGTGAGTTGAGGAGTGAAGCAGCTAAATGCCTTGAGATGGACAGGAGGATTGTTCCACTGGCAATTCAAGTTCTGAGATATGAATTCAGCTTCAGGTACATTTTGGCCCCAtaa
- the LOC135640723 gene encoding uncharacterized protein LOC135640723, producing MSSDHQIYPGGSSNAELPALGERRDETRDERPAAVSERYWRLFNDPGLSPPGGAPADSSQVSPEAFHDLAHQVRTLTSMVQTIVSQRTPPYTTRPSQQQETLARTHAPLPELPGSPRNPTTRPGGREAEDTASRPEPEAPTADSTNALRAQLRLVSQRLDEVQQEVRKSKEELGTDRHQGSPFTPEIQDQAIPPHFRLPSLDAYDDATDPANHVAAFRAQMALFGTSDALMCRAFPTTLRGPARAWYSGLKSGTVASFDQLAKDFELNFLAYARPKPSMALLLGLNQKEDEPLSHFVNRFTTQIRGLPDAHPSLLMQAFMTGLRPSRFFWSLVERPPVAVPEMLQRASQFIVAETWMMGKREEHRKVKSEPPRQQQPTTSRRKLDRPDPRPPLPALNSSRTEIFLHEKGKGLLRDPHPMKNPRELADRSKYYRFHRQHGHDTEQCYELKRQIEELILRGHLGQYLRPSKEQFPRPEGPVERHIDVIAGGPASGGSSMSGRKAYARAAPDEASGREPEPEITFPTGAAERPHHDDALVISARVANAQVKRIMVDTGSSADILYFGTFQKLALARENLSPMCSTLTGFTGDSISPLGAITLPLTLGTPSKSKTVMTTFLVVDLPTAYNAILGRPTLNKVRAVVSTYYRTVKFPTREGVGEVTGSPQESRRCYLTSVSLGKRARGESPLEDPREAKRPAPHPGPRGSTADIPLREARPDQTVKVGSELPERELEQLVGLLRENADIFAWSPSDMKGVDPKVAEHHLNIPPDARPVKQKPRRHAPDRQRAIQEEVGRLLAAGFIEEAKYPQWLSNVVLVKKHNGSWRMCVDYTSLNSACPKDCYPLPRIDQLVDATAGHARLSFIDAYSGYNQIRMAPEDREHTAFLTDQGIYFYRVMPFGLKNAGATYQRTVNKMFAPQIGRNMEVYVDDMIVKSREAGTHLADLAEAFDTLRKFGMRLNPTKCASGVTSGKFLGFIVHQRGIDANPEKVQAIIDMQSPRIVKDLQRLNGRLVALSRFLARSGDRCLPFFKALKDPKNFQWTSECEEALKQMKQHLATLPRLASVFPGEKLGLYLAASPYAVSSVLVKEISGAQLPIYYVSHVLSGPEERYPPIEKLALALVLSARKLRPYFQAHSVEVVTDQPLRQILTKFDVAGRLLRWAVELGEHDISYVPRTAIKAHAVADFIVELARVGKDLERTPEAWTLHVDGSANSGGAGAGLVLLAPDGRSFERSLRFGFKATNNEAEYEALLAGLRLALEMQVAAIHVLTDSQLVAEQLSGGYEARDATMAKYLARVRDLTTKFPYFTLSNVPREENARADALAKLASRRTPEAWSEIEELPARAIEVATTTPGSAPTTWVQELLRFKRDGALPTRRSRSSASAPHTRLVHRGKWPAVQTILHLPPPEVFGA from the coding sequence ATGTCAAGCGATCATCAAATTTACCCCGGCGGATCCTCAAATGCGGAGCTCCCCGCCTTAGGGGAACGGCGTGACGAAACCCGCGATGAACGTCCCGCAGCGGTGTCAGAACGCTATTGGCggctattcaacgacccgggcttgtctcCCCCTGGCGGCGCGCCCGCCGACTCCTCGCAAGTGTCGCccgaggcctttcatgacctcgcccaccaggtTCGAACTCTAACAAGCATGGTGCAGACCATTGTCTCCCAACGAACCCCTCCGTATACGACGAGGCCCTCGCAGCAACAGGAAACCCTCGCCCGGACCCACGCACCGCTCCCAGAGCTTCCGGGCTCGCCTCGAAACCCCACAACTCGACCGGGAGGCAGGGAAGCCGAGGACACGGCGAGCCGCCCCGAGCCGGAGGCCCCGACTGCTGATTCGACGAACGCCCTACGGGCCCAGCTGCGCCTTGTCAGTCAAAGGCTGGACGAGGTACAGCAGGAGGTTCGTAAGTCGAAAGAAGAACTCGGGACGGACAGACACCAAGGatctccgttcacccccgagatacaggATCAGGCGATCCCGCCACACTTCCGCCTCCCTTCCCTGGACGCGTATGATGACGCAACCGACCCCGCGaaccacgtggccgcttttcggGCCCAGATGGCGTTGTTCGGGACTTCAGACGCCCTGATGTGCCGGGCGTTCCCGACGACCTTGCGAGGACCAGCCCGcgcatggtacagcggcctgaagtcaggaaccgtcgcctccttcgaccagctcgccaaggattttgagcttaacttcctagcGTACGCCCGACCGAAGCCATCCATGGCGTTGCTCCTagggctcaaccagaaggaggacgagcccctttctcactttgtgaaccggTTTACGACGCAAATCCGTGGATtaccggatgctcacccctctctcttgatgcaaGCCTTTATGACTGGtctgcggccctccaggttcttctggtcgcttgTGGAGAGGCCCCCCGTCGCGGTCCctgagatgctccaacgggccaGCCAATTCATCGTCGCAGAAACCTGGATGATGGGAAAGCGAGAAGAACACAGAAAGGTCAAGTCGGAGCCGCCCCGACAGCAGCAACCCACCACCTCCCGGCGAAAGCTGGACAGGCCTGACCCCAGGCCCCCTCTTCCCGCCCTGAACTCTTCCCGGACGGAGATATTCCTACACGAAaaggggaaggggctgctcaGGGACCCCCACCCCATGAAGAACCCGCGAGAGCTCGCAGATCGCTCAAAGTACTACCGATTTCATCGACAGCACGGGCATGACACGGAGCAGTGTTACGAGCTGAAaagacaaatcgaggagctcatcctcagaggccatctcggccagtacctccggccgAGCAAAGAGCAGTTTCCTCGTCCAGAGGGCCCTGTTGAGCGACACATCGATGTCATAGCCGGGGGCCCCGCATCCGGAGGAAGTTCTATGTCGGGCAGGAAGGCCTACGCCCGGGCCGCCCCCGACGAAGCCTCGGGACGTgagcctgagcccgagatcaccttcccaaccggagcCGCTGAGCGACCCCACCACGACGATGCCCTGGTAatatcggccagggtagccaacgcgcaagtaaaaagaatcatggtcgacacggggagctcagccgacatactctactttggCACCTTCCAGAAGCTGGCCCTAGCCAGGGAAAATTTAAGCCCTATGTGCTCGACACTCACCGGCTTCACGGGAGATTCGATATCACCTCTGGGAGCCATTACCCTCCCTCTGACTCTGGGAACCCCGTCGAAATCAAAGACGGTCATGACCACCTTTCTGGTAGTCGACCTTCCCACCGCATATAATGCCATACTTGGccggccaaccctcaacaaggtccgagccgtcgtctcgacctactaccggaCCGTCAAGTTCCCGACTAGGGAGGGGGTCGGGGAAGTCACCGGAAGCCCCCaagagtccaggcgctgctaccttaCCTCCGTCTCTTTGGGCAAAAGGGCCAGGGGTGAATCGCCTCTAGAAGATCCCCGGGAGGCAAAGAGGCCGGCCCCTCACCCTGGGCCGAGGGGATCCACTGCTGACATCCCCTTACGGGAAGCACGACCGGATCAAACGGTCAAGGTCGGCTCAGAGCTACCCGAGCGAGAACTGGAACAGCTCGTCGGCCTTCTACGGGAGAatgccgacatcttcgcctggtccccatcggACATGAAGGGAGTCGACCCCAAGGTAGCGGAGCATCATctcaacatcccacctgacgctcgACCGGTAAAGCAAAAACCCCGTCGCCACGCACCTGACCGGCAACGTGCCATACAAGAGGAGGTGGGCCGACTCTTGgcggcaggcttcatagaagaggccaagtatcctcagtggttgtccaatgtagttctcgtgaaaaaacacaatggaagctggaggatgtgtgttgactacactagtctcaacagtgcgtgtcctaaagactgctaccccctcccgaggATCGACCAGCTGGTTGACGCAACAGCAGGGCACGCGCGCCTCTCTTTCATTGATGCCTATTCAGGATACAATCAGATCAGAATGGCGCCAGAAGACAGGGAACACACggctttcctcaccgatcaagggataTACTTTTACagggtcatgccgttcgggttgaaaaatgccgGAGCTACATATCAGAGGacagtaaacaagatgtttgccccccaaatcgggaggaacatggaagtctacgtggacgacatgattgtgaaaagcagAGAGGCCGGGACACACCTTGCCGACCTAGCCGAGGCCTTCGACACgctacgcaagttcggcatgcggctcaaccccacgaAGTGCGCTTccggcgtcacctccgggaaattcctggggttcattgtacaccagagaggaatcgacgccaacccggagaaagtacaggcaataatcgatatgcagtccccccggatagttaaagacctgcagcgactCAACGGCAGACTCGTcgccctgtctcgcttcctcgcccgatcgggcgatcgctgcctccctttcttcaaggcgctcaaagaCCCGAAAAACTTCCAATGGACGTcggaatgcgaggaggctttGAAACAGATGAAGCAGCACTTGGCCACCCTCCCTCGACTCGCCTCTGTCTTCCCCGGCGAAAAGCTGGGGCTCTATCTGGCGGCCTCCCCATACGCGGTTAGCTCCGTCCTCGTCAAGGAAATCTCCGGCGCACAgctcccgatctactacgtcagccacgtcctgagtggacctgaggagcgttacccaccgatagaaaaactcgcactcgccctggtgctctcagcccggaagttgcgcccctacttccaggcacacTCGGTGGAAGTCGTCACCGACCAACCTCTCCGACAGATCTTAACAAAGttcgatgttgcaggtcggcttctcagatgggcggtggagctcggagaGCATGACATCAGCTACGtacccaggaccgccatcaaggcccacgcggtagccgacttcatcgtgGAGCTAGCTCGGGTGGGCAAAGACCTCGAGCGAACTCCTGAggcttggaccctacacgtggacggctcggccaactcCGGGGGCGCCGGAGCTGGGCTGGTCCTTCTCGCCCCCGACGGACGCTcattcgagcgctccctccgcttcgggtttaaagccaccaacaatgaggcgGAGTACGAAGCGCTCCTAGCCGGATtgaggctggccctcgagatgcaggtggccgcaATACACGTCCTCACTGACTCGCAACTCGTGGCCGAACAGCTCAGCGGAGGATACGAGGCTCGTGACGCAACCATGGCCAAATATTTGGCGCGGGTAAGGGATCTAACCACGAAATTCCCTTACTTTACATTGTCTAACGTTCCGAGGGAGGAGAACGCACGGGCCGACGCGCTCGCTAAGCTGGCGTCGAGACGAACCCCCGAAGCGTGGTCAGAGATAGAGGAGCTTCCCGCTCGCGCCATTGAGGTAGCTACCACGACCCCAGGCAGTGCGCCGACCACGTGGGTGCAAGAGCTGCTGCGCTTCAAGCGAGATGGAGCCCTCCCCACTCGACGAAGTCGCAGCTCGGCGTCTGCGCCGCACACACGCTTGGTACACCGAGGAAAGTGGCCGGCTGTACAGACGatccttcacctaccccctcctGAGGTGTTTGGAGCCTGA
- the LOC135641770 gene encoding alternative NAD(P)H-ubiquinone oxidoreductase C1, chloroplastic/mitochondrial-like, translating into MNHSVGSHCAVFVGGPSMAAPRPSVRLSSNPDCSRPSNGLRSHVGRLVNCSRRYAGTLAIFMGPQLGHFSGTLSGRTSGDKFIGHSSGGETAITSYAWSDKQRPRICILGGGFGGLYTALRLESLVWTDDKKPQVVLVDQSDRFVFKPMLYELLSGEVDAWEVAPFFTDLLKNTNIEFIKDRVKLLDPSDHLTKEPGSTCSGGTVHLESGIIIEYDWLVLALGAEAKLDVVPGSAEYALPFSTLEDACRVDKKLKVLERERFGKDSSPIRVAIVGCGYSGVELAATISERLQNNGIVQAINVETTICPNAPSGNREAALKVLQSRNVQLFLGYFVSCIKKISDSEDSAKVIGIDEEMGTDTATCGKNFILELQPAQRGLQSQVLEADLVLWTVGSKPLIPQVDPSDYYNMIPLNGRGQAETDETLRVRGHPRIFAIGDSSALRDSSGRILPATAQVAFQQADFAGWNLWAAINDRPLLPFRFQNLGEMMTLGLSDAAITPNFIDGLTLEGPVGHAARKIAYLFRLPTDEHRLKVGMSWLAKSAVDSVALFQTTITKVITGS; encoded by the exons ATGAACCACTCTGTCGGCTCTCACTGCGCGGTCTTCGTCGGGGGTCCGTCCATGGCCGCGCCCCGACCAAGTGTTCGGCTTTCTAGCAACCCGGATTGCTCAAGACCCTCCAATG GGTTGAGGAGCCATGTGGGGAGACTAGTAAATTGTTCAAGAAGATATGCTGGCACTTTGGCAATCTTCATGGGGCCTCAGTTGGGGCACTTCAGCGGTACTTTGTCGGGCAGGACTAGTGGAGACAAATTTATCGGACACTCGTCCGGAGGTGAAACAGCAATTACATCGTATGCATGGTCAGACAAACAG AGGCCAAGAATTTGTATCTTAGGTGGTGGATTTGGGGGCTTATACACAGCTCTAAGGTTGGAATCTCTTGTGTGGACTGATGACAAGAAGCCTCAG GTTGTTCTCGTTGATCAGTCTGATCGATTTGTTTTCAAACCGATGCTGTATGAACTACTGTCAGGAG AAGTAGATGCATGGGAAGTAGCACCTTTCTTTACAGACTTGCTGAAGAACACAAACATTGAATTTATCAAGGATAGAGTAAAGCTTTTAGACCCTTCTGATCACTTAACAAAGGAACCTGGAAGTACATGCTCTGGAGGAACTGTTCATCTTGAAAGTGGAATCATCATAGAATATGATTG GCTGGTCCTAGCTTTAGGAGCTGAAGCTAAACTGGATGTCGTTCCTGGATCTGCTGAATATGCCTTGCCTTTCTCAACCTTGGAGGATGCTTGT AGAGTCGACAAAAAATTGAAGGTTTTGGAGAGAGAGAGGTTCGGAAAGGATTCCTCTCCCATTCGTGTGGCTATTGTTGGCTGTGGCTACTCAGGGGTGGAGTTGGCTGCTACTATCTCTGAAAGATTACAGAATAATGGGATAGTTCAAGCAATCAATGTTGAAACTACTATATGTCCTAATGCCCCATCTGGAAATAGAGAGGCTGCACTTAAA GTTCTTCAATCTCGGAACGTTCAGCTGTTCTTGGGATATTTCGTCAGCTGCATAAAGAAGATTTCAGATTCTGAAGATTCGGCCAAGGTGATTGGGATTGACGAAGAAATGGGTACTGATACTGCAACCTGTGGAAAGAATTTTATTTTGGAACTTCAACCTGCACAAAGGGGCCTTCAGAGTCAAGTTCTTGAAGCTGATTTGGTGTTATGGACAGTAGGATCTAAGCCTCTGATTCCTCAGGTGGATCCATCAGATTATTATAACATGATTCCACTGAATGGTAGAGGGCAAGCTGAGACAGATGAAACTCTCCGCGTAAGAGGACATCCAAGAATATTTGCAATTGGTGATTCATCAGCTCTGAGAGATTCCTCTGGCAGGATACTCCCTGCAACTGCACAA GTTGCTTTTCAGCAAGCAGACTTTGCTGGTTGGAATCTTTGGGCGGCGATCAATGACCGACCTCTATTACCCTTCAG GTTCCAAAATCTTGGTGAGATGATGACTCTTGGATTGAGTGATGCTGCCATCACACCCAATTTCATCGACGGACTCACCTTGGAGGGTCCCGTTGGGCATGCTG CAAGGAAGATAGCATACCTGTTCAGATTGCCCACGGACGAACACCGGCTCAAGGTAGGCATGAGTTGGCTTGCCAAGTCTGCTGTTGATTCGGTTGCTTTGTTCCAGACCACCATCACCAAAGTCATTACAGGTTCATAG
- the LOC135641771 gene encoding tuliposide A-converting enzyme 1, chloroplastic-like, with product MDADAEVVLDAPPFVRIFKSGRVERLLGNEVLPAGLDPATGVVSKDVLIDPATNLVARLYLPDLVGSPPDRKLPVLVYYHGGGFVIETAFSPTYHNYLNSLVAAAGVVAVSVDYRRAPEHPLPAAYDDSWAALQWVASRPPAEDWLAERGDLGRVFLAGDSAGANIVHQVALRVAAEGLGGAATIKGLLLIHPYFWGAEPLGSESRDPETRAGPEKIWTLVCPGTVGPDDPRLNPLAEGATSMAGLPCRRVLVMVAEEDILRERGRAYYEALERSGWEGEARLMEAEGEQHVFHFRDPKSAKAVSMMQTVVSFLTSD from the coding sequence ATGGACGCCGATGCCGAAGTCGTGCTCGATGCGCCACCTTTCGTTCGCATCTTCAAGAGCGGCCGCGTCGAACGCCTCCTCGGCAACGAAGTACTCCCCGCAGGGCTCGACCCCGCCACCGGCGTCGTCTCCAAGGACGTCCTCATCGACCCGGCCACCAACCTGGTGGCCCGCCTCTACCTCCCGGACCTCGTCGGTAGCCCACCGGACAGGAAACTCCCAGTTCTTGTCTACTACCATGGCGGCGGCTTCGTCATCGAGACCGCCTTCTCCCCGACGTACCACAACTACCTCAACTCCCTCGTGGCCGCGGCCGGCGTGGTGGCCGTGTCCGTGGACTACCGCCGCGCGCCGGAGCACCCTCTCCCGGCCGCGTACGACGACTCGTGGGCGGCACTCCAGTGGGTTGCGTCGCGGCCTCCGGCGGAGGACTGGCTCGCGGAGCGCGGGGACCTGGGGCGGGTGTTCCTGGCAGGGGACAGCGCGGGCGCCAACATCGTGCATCAGGTGGCGCTGCGGGTGGCGGCGGAGGGGTTGGGCGGTGCAGCCACGATCAAGGGGCTGCTGCTGATCCACCCGTACTTCTGGGGGGCGGAGCCGCTGGGGTCGGAAAGCCGGGATCCGGAGACGAGGGCGGGGCCGGAGAAAATCTGGACGTTGGTGTGCCCGGGAACGGTGGGGCCGGACGACCCGCGGCTGAACCCGCTGGCGGAGGGGGCAACGAGCATGGCGGGGCTGCCGTGCCGGCGGGTGCTGGTGATGGTGGCGGAGGAGGACATACTGCGGGAGAGGGGGCGGGCGTACTACGAGGCGCTGGAGCGGAGCGGGTGGGAAGGGGAGGCGCGGCTGATGGAGGCGGAGGGGGAGCAGCATGTGTTCCATTTCCGTGATCCCAAGAGCGCGAAAGCGGTGAGCATGATGCAGACCGTGGTTTCTTTCCTCACTTCCGATTGA